The following coding sequences lie in one Anomalospiza imberbis isolate Cuckoo-Finch-1a 21T00152 chromosome 21, ASM3175350v1, whole genome shotgun sequence genomic window:
- the GPR21 gene encoding probable G-protein coupled receptor 21: MNSSLVGNQSGRPFCLLAISYLETINFCLLEVVIIVFLMVLIISGNIIVIFVFHCAPLLNHHTTSYFIQTMAYADLLVGVSCLVPSLSLLHYPIVLSESLVCQIFGYVVSVLKSVSMASLACISIDRYIAITKPLTYNTLVTPWRLRICILTIWLYSCLVFLPSFHWGKPGYHGDVFQWCANSWSTDPYFTLFIVVMLYAPAAFIVCFTYFNIFRICQQHTKEINERRVRFSSQDGEAGEAQPCPDKRYAMVLFRITSVFYILWLPYIIYFLLESSNVYSNRVASFLTTWLAISNSFCNCVIYSLSNSVFQKGLKRLSGAICASCARQRVAKDSSTSRSKRSSNGCHV, translated from the coding sequence ATGAACTCGTCTTTGGTTGGCAACCAGAGTGGCCGGCCCTTCTGTCTCCTGGCCATTAGCTATTTGGAGACCATCAATTTTTGCCTCCTGGAAGTGGTTATTATTGTGTTCCTCATGGTGCTGATTATTTCGGGCAACATTATTGTGATATTTGTCTTTCACTGTGCACCTCTGCTGAACCACCACACCACCAGCTACTTCATCCAGACTATGGCGTATGCTGACCTCCTGGTGGGCGTGAGCTGTCTGGTGCCTTCTTTGTCTCTGCTGCACTATCCTATTGTTTTAAGTGAGTCCTTGGTTTGCCAAATCTTTGGTTACGTGGTATCCGTGCTGAAGAGCGTCTCCATGGCCTCCCTGGCCTGCATCAGCATTGACAGATACATTGCCATCACGAAGCCCCTGACCTACAACACGCTGGTTACCCCGTGGAGGCTGCGGATCTGCATATTGACCATTTGGCTCTACTCCTGCCTGGTCTTCTTACCCTCCTTTCACTGGGGAAAGCCTGGATATCATGGGGATGTGTTCCAGTGGTGCGCCAATTCCTGGAGCACCGATCCCTACTTCACCCTCTTCATTGTGGTGATGCTCTACGCCCCGGCCGCTTTCATCGTCTGCTTCACCTACTTCAACATCTTCCGcatctgccagcagcacacCAAGGAGATCAACGAGCGGCGCGTGCGCTTCAGCTCGCAGGACGGGGAGGCTGGGGaggcccagccctgcccggacAAGCGCTATGCCATGGTCCTCTTCCGCATCACCAGTGTCTTCTACATCCTGTGGTTGCCCTACATCATCTATTTCCTGCTGGAGAGCTCCAATGTCTACAGTAACCGCGTCGCGTCCTTCTTGACCACTTGGCTTGCCATTAGCAACAGTTTCTGCAACTGTGTCATTTACAGTCTCTCCAACAGTGTCTTTCAGAAGGGGCTGAAGCGTCTCTCGGGGGCCATCTGTGCCTCGTGTGCTAGACAGAGGGTAGCTAAGGACTCCTCTACCTCTAGGAGCAAAAGATCTTCCAATGGATGTCATGTCTAG